A segment of the Mastacembelus armatus chromosome 7, fMasArm1.2, whole genome shotgun sequence genome:
TTAAACATTTtatcattagtgtgtaatcaccaggaAATACCAAcaattcaattttttaaatcttagaatgagccttttaaatctgcatagggagcaggtctcctttcatagAGAGTGCCATGTTGttccaccatgtttctacagttgCCCAGAACGGACAAATCAAGTACTGACTTAAGTGATTTTCCTTCAAAATACATATTCAACTGGATATAACTGGTATGAGCTATCCAACAGATTTGGTGTCTGTTTTTACAGTACAAACTATGTGACAGTTCTCTCCTTATTAACCCACTTTTCTCACCTCTCCAGGAGACTACTGGGTTGACCCCAACATTGGTTCCACGGCTGATGCCATCAAGGTTTATTGTAACATGGAGACTGGAGAGACCTGTGTCTACCCGAGCATCGCCAAGGTACCGCAGAAGAACTGGTGGACCAGCAAGAGCAAGGATCGCAAACACATCTGGTTTGGAGAGACCATGAATGGAGGATTCCACGTGAGTTCCTTTTCTATATTACTTAAGATCTTTCCCTGAAACAATACTGTTGAACCAAATCATGTTCAACTTTAATGCTACTAATTAACTCTTCCACTGGTTGTCTGGTTCTGCAGTTCAGCTATGCTCAGGATGGCCCTGCTGCCACCGCTGCCAGCGTCCAGCTCACCTTCTTGAGACTTCTGTCCACTGAAGCATCCCAGAACCTCACTTACCACTGCAAGAACAGCATTGCTTACATGGACCATACCACAGGCAACTTGAAGAAAGCTTTGCTGCTGCAGGGCTCTAACGATGTGGAGATTCGTGCAGAGGGAAACAGCCGCTTCACATACAGTGTGTTGGAGGACGGCTGCAAGGTGAGTGCACACAGCTGATACACAAAACCAggaaacatcatcatcatcttaaGTTTAATGTGTGTATAATTGTCATAATGTCGTCAGATGGCTGTTAACACTTCACCATTTTCAaccaacagaaacatacaggCCAGTGGGGCAAGACTGTCATTGagtacaaaacacagaaaacctcCCGTCTGCCAATCGTGGACATTGCTCCTTTGGACATCGGAGGAGCTGGCCAAGAATTTGGAGTGGATGTAGGCGCAGTCTGCTTCTTGTAAAGTGGAGTATCACAATGGCCCCCCAAATACCGAAAACTCAACCATGAATCATTACACTCACTTCCACAATAAAGAAGACTGgaaattacaaaagaaaattgtttttctttcacaacGAAGTGCTCTCCAAGTTGTACTCCCTGGATGTTAGCACTGAAGGGCACCGGCAATATCTGTACACCACACCAGCATTCTCTGTCAGCCCGCTTCCTGAGATCCAGTCATGTTTCCCATGGCTCACTGTTGACAGGAATGAGTCAGAGCTAGGAGGAAGAAGGACCAAGCGAACAAGTTATGGAGAACAGAAACATGACTtgatgtcatttatttattgtccaATCTGAATGGGCAGAGTTGAGGTAGGACTGGGTAGGTTTACTTTGTTAAGACAAGCCCCCCCCCTTTCCACTACAGAACAGCTGCACAACCTCTATCCCAGTCCTACTCCACCTCCCTCCCCTTTTCCCTCCTgacatacaaatacattttgaagCAGATAAGACCAAAAGAAAATTCTCAGTAAGtaggctaaaataaaaaatccaggTGCTCCAGGCCTGTACATCACGAGCAGGAGTAAAACCTTCACTGTGTATTATAAAGCCTTGGTTCTATTGTTGTAAAAGTCTGTTTATAAACAACCAGatggttttatatatatttccacattatgtgtgtacatgtgtctaTATGCACACCAACACTTTTTGGAAAGTGAGTTTACATTGGGATGTTATGATTCAGTGTCCTGGACCCCTGGACTGCCCATCAGAAGAAGGCCCCAGCTCTCatccaaaaaaaagaaaattagtttGAAAGAATTTGAGGgaaatttgttttgcttttttgatgTTTAAAGCTACCTCACAATGATAAACAACGTGGAGTTTAAATCTGAGCTGACCATAACATTAGGTTTCAGGTGGATCTAGGGCTGAATGGCCATCTTTTCTTTGGGTTGCTCTCTCTTCAGAAGGTGCTAATAATGAGTTCTGTAATTCTCCACCAAATGCCCCCTGATTTCCACTACCCTcacaccacacactcacactccacCAGGGAGGGAGGGTAGCAGTTGGGTAAAGACAGGGCAGACTGAGGCTATTTGGTGGCCTCCTCAAGTCCAAATTCCCAAGAAGCTGAAGGAGGGACTCTGAGGATGGTCACTCAAAAACATTTAGGGTgggttgtctgtgtgtgtgtgtgagggcgtgtacattttttaattaattttatgaccatgatcatttttgtttgctATGTTGTTACACTTCTAATGGCTGTAAAttggaaaataaaaggaaaaccaAGTTAAGAATGACATTCATTTTTgagttttgaataaaaatggaGTGGGGATGTATTTCTTTCAACAGAACAATGAGTGtgcttaaatgtttttgttttttttgttaaacgTGTTTCCTGAGGTCAGTTACTCTGATTGTGTACAGTCTGTGCGTGAATGTGTGTAAGTTTAAGGCTGTGATGAAAGTGTGTATTTTCATATGACAGAATCTTCTAACAACAGGAACAAGAGTACTGTATTTGTTCCACAGTTTCAGGGTGGGGTTGAGGATAGTTTGCTCCTCTTTGAGCTAATAACATTTTGTTGACTGGAATCAAGCATTTTGTAGAGTAGTGATGCATCTCAACAGCTGCATCACTACTCTTCTGTCCTGAGTAATAAAAGTTTGACTTATTCTTATTTAAAATCCAATGTGCCATTACTGGAAGCAAATACTTTAGTTTAGATATGGTCCAAGTTATTGTTCTAAaacaggggtctcaaactccagtcccTTAGGGCCACTGCCATGgttcttttccaactatccctgccctttcagcttctgattggctaaacacacctgatcagcagtgagtagggcagggatagttggaaaatgagcaggacagtggcccttgaggactggagcTGAAGACCCCTGTTTTAaaagatacacacatacactgagaTCATTTGGAGAACTGTCACAGATGAGTTTGTTATTTGAGAAATAGGTATAAACACATAGTTTcgtttaatttttttgtttcattcttgAGAGGTTTAGTTCACTTATTCTAAAACTAATCACGTATTGTTTTACAATcatgtgcatttttttcagctggATAGCTCATCCAGATCTTTTTTAAGCTGCATTTTGAAATCACTTCCTATAGTGTGACACAGTATATAACAAACAACTACTTAAAAACAGGGCAGGAAGGACTTCTTTGGTTATAGGTGTCCCAGGTAAATTCTTTTAGCCTAAGGCATAAATGCCACATTACATCATTTCCTAATACTTTTTCATTCAAACGGTTTGACAAATAAGAAAGCAAACAAGTCTAAGTACAGTAACAtctttttacaaatttattgacagacaacaaaaccaaaagtGACTTCTGAGTGTGTGATGGTTGGTCAAGACATGAACTCAGTAAAGAGCGACTGATTGGCGAAGTCAGCAGATCTTTCCTGTGAGCAAGGCAGTGACTGAGTGTCACTAAGGCCAAACCGGGGGACACCAGTGCTCACGAAGTAGAAAGGCACATGGGTAATTCTTCCAGTGGACCAACACTGAGAACAGACAAACACCGCTCGCTAAACTTCATAAAACAACCAAGAATAGTACACAAGAGGTTATACAAACTGAAAAATGCCACAGTGACAGGATTGTTTTGGTGGGGTTTCAAATAATCCCAGTCCAGTTGTTAGTCCACATCAGAGTTTGATTGGCCAATTTGTACTAGAGTTTATTTCAATTGAACCAAACAAGTGTGAAAACACTTGCAGATACCCTGGTTACAGCTAAGCTCTccacattatttttaaagcataatcagagaaaaaaacaggaatttaTAGGTTAATACTAACCACAGTAAGCAGAGCTCCGTGCTGGAAATTGGGGTGGAACTGCATCAGTCGTGGCTCTGCACCAGGCTCCCCCTGAACAAAACCACTaaacaaggaaaaacaaaaaatatcaatGGTATATAAAGGGGTACTAACATGGAAGCTCTACTAAAGCTACACAGATACTTGCTACAAAGTACAAACCAAGGCAAAAGCTCAAAAATGGGGTTGGTTCTTGTCTTGAATATGGCTATAACTGCAGGCCTGTCTGCAGCTTGTGGATCACCTGGGAGAACAGACAACATGGAGACAGATGACTTATTAAAACATACACTAAAAATAATGTGAGGAGTATTctgaagaaaaactgaagaaaagcaagaaagaCCTTTAAGAAGCACAGCAAGTCTCTCTCCTCTTGGATCCCAGGCTAAAGACTGGACCTCTCCACCAACACTAGTAGACAATTAGTCGTGAGAGACTGTCCTAGGTCACATATACAGTGGCTGATAAAGTGTCCAAATGTAGTAATGCTAGCAAGTTAAAAGACCTGTATTCAAATGATACTTAGCTGAGATTAACAAACCACAATTCAAATATCAAATGCCCTTTTTACCTATTATGTAGAATGGGCCATCagttttacattattatatttcttgattatttttattattgttataattGTTGCATTAACATATCAATACTTTAAACTTGTACATGGTAGTGGTGAACCTCATATATACTGCTGGCAGTTTAATCAACATCACATTTCATAAATATGAAGATGTTAAGTCTTAATCTGGGAAAGTACCTAGAAACATAGCTGTCACTCAGAAAGGGTTAGGTTATGTAGTAGAGCAGAAGTACAAAGTGGCATAAATATGGAAGAACTCAAGTATGTGTATGAGTACCTTAAAGCTGTGCAGTACCTGTAATACAGTACCTGACTAGTTTCGACCATAGTGCATATTGTGATGTCTGAGATTAAAAATGGATGTAGTGAGGCTAAAGATACAAAATTACCAATTCAGTTTAAAGCTCTTACATGATGTCTCCATCTGGTGTGTTAAAGGTTGTCTCTGATAGGTCAGCCACCACTGCTGCCGCCTGTGGCCCTTTTGATGTGCTGGTCGGTACACCTACTGAATAACAATGACACCAGacaggtactttttttttttttttttaaaaaccactggaggcagtcgtggcctaacGGATAAGGGAGTCAGCCTTGCAACCCgaaagttgtgggttcgagtctcaggtccagtggggcggagtgaatgtctgcccactgctccgggtgtgtgttcactgctttgggatgggttaaatgcagagcaccccccgagtatgggtcaccatacttggccacaaaagtcactttattttatttttaatctttaacaCATGATTAAACCTTCTAAGCTATCAAAACTACTACCAATGAGTCAATCAACTTTTAAAGAAAACTATTcaagctgaaaaataaatgatgaacaACACTATATATTCTATCAAATAACTGGTAACCCTGTATAAAGACAAACCTGTTGTGTCAGTGAAGGTCAGAGCATAGATGACTGTCTCTTCCTGCACAGTGAAAAGAAGTCGACTTCCATCTGGACTCCAACAGCCAGACTaaccaaaaaaaacagattcatttgTATTGGATAAATACAAGCagaaaaatatcttaaataatGCCTTTGAAACTTGAATCTCACCTGACAACGTCCTTTCACACACGGCCAACGCTCACAAGTCCACATTCTGGTCTCCCAAACCCTGAAGAAAGATATTTGACTTATCCATGTGTAATGTACCCTTGTGGATTTACTTACCCTCTTTCTGCCCACTTATTATCTCATAATACCTGCTAAACTGCAGGATATGCCACTAATCCCTTACATGATTGTAAATATTCAGAGCTGAGTAAGCTTTTAATATAGCAAGTAGCTACTGACTCTTGTTCACTTGCATTAATCATGACAGCGAAAATTTCACACATATTGACATGCAGCTTTACATATCTTTAAACATGAAACCTGAACAGGGCCGACGGTGTTGAGGCCAGGACATGGCTGCCATCAGGAGACCAGGACAGGAAGGTGACCCCACCTCCTCCGACACGCTGAAGTGGTACACAGCTTTCTGCAGCTACATCCCAAACCTGAAGGATACATTTATGCCAAAAGTAAAACAGCTAGAATGTCAGTCAAAAGACTTTTTGAATCACTTTTTCCAAGATAATTTGGACTTTGCATCATACCATCATTGCGGTGTCCACAGGTGAGGCCGACACAAGGAGAGACCCACTTGGAGACCACGCAATGGAGGTGACTGGAGAGTGACCCGGATGAGACAAAACCTGAGCACAGCCAGATGAAGGCCTGAATGGGgggagaaaaagcagaaatttgtaaataaataaaataaataaacaaatttcaaATCCTTTTATTAATTTTCCACAGAACAATGCTTTTTCAAGACCCGACTTTATGTACCTGGTTGACAGCGAGCAGGGGTCCACATGCCAGACCAGTAAACAGTTCTGACAAGCAACAGCCAGGGCAGATGCACAAAGCGGCTTCCACTGTACTGCTGCCACACTCCTCTGCAGGCGGTGTTTCAGTGTAGGAGTTGTGGCACtcagagacaaaaagaagacTGAAGCGTGACAATACTGTCACAAAATTACAGAGAGGTCAAACAACAGAGCTGCTCCACGAGGCTGACATGCAGACAGATTTCAGGCCTGTTCATGGACACATACAGCTTTGTTGTGATTAGAAAAAGTGAATGCCTGGGCTGTCATTTTGCGCTGATCAACACATCAACTACTGTCTGCTCTTGTGTAAAATGTGCTTTACAGAGTTAGTTATGGTACTGCTTGAGTTGAAATGAACTGGAATCAACTGTTTTGAagatacatatttattttacagttctGCAGAGTGTAGTTCAGTACCTTTTAGGGTTGTAGATCTTAATGGAGTCATCGAGAAGGGCTACAGCAAATTTATCAGTATGAGGATGCCAAGCAAAGGCTCGCACCACACAGTCAGACCTGATAAAGTAGAGAAaatatatgtcttttttttgtaactttctcttttcatttttgtttaaaatgtagttttaagtaatttcttaaaaaacaaacatgcaaatgtcACAGAAGTTCACAATCATTTAAACAGAGCTGCAACTGAGGGTTATCCTAATCATTTTCCACACTAGTGTGTTAGGTCCattaaacatcagaaaacagtaaaatgttcatGACAATGTCCTATATAGTAATGTCATGAAATATCTTGTTTTGTTGATCACAtgtgactttattttaatgtaggGTGAGGAAGCTGATTCTCACATTCGAAAACATGGAACCATCAAATGTTGTGGAAGTTTGCTCGAAAATTATTTCCCTGATTAGTCAACCATAACTACCAAAATTATCACCATtacattttctgctgatcaACAGTTTAATCAGTCAGCTGGTGCAGCTCTACCTTTATTACCtcgatttaaaaaaatgtcaaccCTTCACCACAGCTTCTGCTTATCAGGTTATCCATAAAATTATCTCTAATCAGTGCCACTGTGACAGCAAAACTAAACTACAGATTATTGCTGGCACTTACCAGTTCAGCACTTGTGAAAATTCTGCAATCATGTCCTCACTGCTCAGCTatgaaacaaatgacaaatgggTGAGgtacattttaacataaaaacaactgTTAATCTAGTGTATTCCTGTCAATAGTGTAATTTAAGAGGCCCTCCACACGTTTAGTGAATGCATTGAATAATATTTTGTCTGATATGGGTATCCCACAAAAACACTTCCATTACGTATGtgacaaaaatgtttaatttaagatATGCACAGTGAAACATGCACTAGTCAGCAGatggatgtaaaaaaaaaaaaaaaaaatttatagTGTCAGACTCTACACATACATCATTCTGCACAAGTGAAgtggaaaaagcaaaacacatttttgactGGAGGGAGATATTTACAAGGTGTCAAAACCTACTGTAAGATGAGGAAACAGGGAGCCGTGAAAAGAAGACACCCATCGGAGCAATGCCAGGATACAACCAGAACTCACTGACAGCCACTTAGGCACTGCAAGAGCACAGAGGCAGAGGGGAATGACCCAACAATGGATACACGGGTTCAGGTCATTATGTGTCAAAGGGATAAAAGATTTTGGTGTACCCTCTGTGTGCGAGTTGGTAATTTCATTGAGCAGCCCAGTGAAACCACCATCCCTCCTGGAATAGACAGAGAGAGGATGCATAAATAATCTTGGAGAAGGGACTCTTGTCAAAGAATATGACAATCAacaattttacatttgtgtgcCGCTGAATGCTGTAATGTCCACTGCTTGTGGGCAGGGTtatgtgggtgggtgtgtgtgtgtgtggggcacCTACCATGCCGCTGCGCTCCTCATCCACAGCGTTTCACAGTGGTCCAGAAAAGCCGCtttactgctgctttctgcACGACTGTGGAGCTTCAGAGACTCCCGGGGGAAATACAGATTGAGAGGACTAGACTCctacagaaaaaacacaacaacctcATGACCTTTAGCCAATACTTTAGTTACTGCAGTTCATTAACCAGATCATACTCGGGACGAGGCTGTGATTTTGCTTCCTCGCCATAGGTTACGCACCAAAATCACGTTTAATCAACATAAGTCGCTTCAGGTGGTTATTAGCTCAGTGTAAACGGACTGTGAAAGATAAAACACCGGCCCTAAATCAGACCTGCTTCGGCCCCGCTCCGGTGTTGGTCCCTGACAGCAGCTCGTTGTTGGACTCGCAGAGAGTGGTCTGTCCAGAGGGCAGAGGAGGGGGAAACAGCGACAGAGAGCACATCTTCAACACGGTGAAACCGAGCCCCGGGCCCTGGGAACATACCGTGGATAAGTTAGGCAGTTAAACACAACCTAAATGTCACGATGAAAACCGAGCTAATAACTAAAcatagctaacattagctaacgCCGGTCATACTGTAACGTTATAGCACTAACGCTCATATTAAGTTAGCTAACAACATCCTAACGTTATCCCATATGATGTATTAAGCTACTGAAGTTACCTTGTAGTGTGCGCTGTCAGTGTACACAAGAAAAAAGTGACACTCTCCAAACCACTTCAAGTCAATCCCGCCCTGTGCACTACGGCAAGCCGAAcggacaaaaacacaacatgctgAGTTCTCCTTCTTGTGTTTATTGGCGGTTGGCAAATAACAAAGTGATGCATTACTACCACCTACTGGTATGGGGTGGGATGCagagtaataaataaaaagtgcagTGGATATTTTTCAGGAATGTAAATCAAATTTGAATGGAGGTTATTGAAGAAAAGGCCAGTGATgctaataatgatgataatgtaTGTATGCTAAAGAAGTCCATTAGACATACAGTCTTTTTTATGAGTTTTCCTGATGTTTGATAATTGAAGCCTACCTACCTACATAACCACACATTCCAAATTAATACTAATATTTCTCAACTTTAATGACCAATTATTTGAAACAGCTATACTGAGCTGACTTTCTGCATATGTcacaattcaaaataaattccttatatttgtttttctttatgattCATGTAAAATCCACCATAGGGTCAGGATTTACAATCTGTTACAGGTGCATCTGTGACTGACATTAGGTTGCTACTGATGCATcaatgtaaaataattataataacagTATAATTTGATTTCTTTGTGGCTCTGAATCAGGTCAATACTCTCAGCTTTGTCTCTTTGACAGTGAGTCCATAGAGGAATTAGTCCTGTATGACCAAATctattcattatctatacctgcttattcctatttagggtcacggggatctgctggagcctatcccaccCTATCTTCGGGTGAgcaaggcaggggtacaccctggacaggtcaccagtccatcacagggccacatatagaccaacaacctcacacactcacactcactcctatggacaatttagagtcaccaataagcctgacatgcatgtttttgcactgtgggataaaccagagtacctggagaaaacccacacaagcacaaggagaacatgcaaactccacacagaaaggccctatGCCGGGTTTCAAGCCAGgaaccttctttctgtgaggcaacagtgctaaccaccaaaccaccgtgctgcccactATAACCAAATCCTAATCTGTATATTACTGGCCAGAGTTCAGTCTGAACATTTAACTGCTGTGAGTGATCTTAACCATTCCTGTAGTTATAACCTTGTGATGATTTTGACCACAGTATTGctaaaaaaacaatgaatgcaaCTTATTGACCAAGTCTGTATTAAAACAAAAGTCAAGTGTGAATATTAACaatgaaatagtttttttttttttctcattggGATCTTGCTGTTTGTATGGgccatgaaaaaaaatgaaaaaattctTATTAAAGCATTAAAGCAATTTCAGTGTGAGGAATAGGAGAAAATAtccagtctttgttttgttcaaaacatgaatgtgaaagTTTGAAGTCATTATATGAGACGTCAGCAGTTTCAGTTGGTTAAATCAGACGAATATATGTGACAGTCTTTTTAGTATAAAATTCTCTTTAAAGTGGAACAAGAACTTTTGTTCCCCTATCAAGAATGAGGAGGGGGGTAAATGGCTAGTATAAACAGgaggaacaaataaaaattagaGGTAGGCTATTTAGATTTTTAGAGCCAGATGTTGAACTAATAATGCAGGATACAGTTGAGCTGATGTCGCAAATAAGTGATGCAAACACATCTGAACTAATCTGAAGCCGAATCCCACTACCACGAGTGGACGTGGATGAACAATAGGCTTTTGGGGGCCCTCGCGGTTTGGGCCCTGAGACAGTTGCGGTCCACCAGCATAACAGGAGCCGGCG
Coding sequences within it:
- the aaas gene encoding aladin isoform X1: MCSLSLFPPPLPSGQTTLCESNNELLSGTNTGAGPKQESSPLNLYFPRESLKLHSRAESSSKAAFLDHCETLWMRSAAAWRDGGFTGLLNEITNSHTEVPKWLSVSSGCILALLRWVSSFHGSLFPHLTLSSEDMIAEFSQVLNWSDCVVRAFAWHPHTDKFAVALLDDSIKIYNPKSATTPTLKHRLQRSVAAVQWKPLCASALAVACQNCLLVWHVDPCSLSTRPSSGCAQVLSHPGHSPVTSIAWSPSGSLLVSASPVDTAMMVWDVAAESCVPLQRVGGGGVTFLSWSPDGSHVLASTPSALFRVWETRMWTCERWPCVKGRCQSGCWSPDGSRLLFTVQEETVIYALTFTDTTVGVPTSTSKGPQAAAVVADLSETTFNTPDGDIIVGGEVQSLAWDPRGERLAVLLKGDPQAADRPAVIAIFKTRTNPIFELLPCGFVQGEPGAEPRLMQFHPNFQHGALLTVCWSTGRITHVPFYFVSTGVPRFGLSDTQSLPCSQERSADFANQSLFTEFMS
- the aaas gene encoding aladin isoform X2, whose protein sequence is MCSLSLFPPPLPSGQTTLCESNNELLSGTNTGAGPKQESSPLNLYFPRESLKLHSRAESSSKAAFLDHCETLWMRSAAAWRDGGFTGLLNEITNSHTEVPKWLSVSSGCILALLRWVSSFHGSLFPHLTLSSEDMIAEFSQVLNWSDCVVRAFAWHPHTDKFAVALLDDSIKIYNPKSATTPTLKHRLQRSVAAVQWKPLCASALAVACQNCLLVWHVDPCSLSTRPSSGCAQVLSHPGHSPVTSIAWSPSGSLLVSASPVDTAMMVWDVAAESCVPLQRVGGGGVTFLSWSPDGSHVLASTPSALFRVWETRMWTCERWPCVKGRCQSGCWSPDGSRLLFTVQEETVIYALTFTDTTGVPTSTSKGPQAAAVVADLSETTFNTPDGDIIVGGEVQSLAWDPRGERLAVLLKGDPQAADRPAVIAIFKTRTNPIFELLPCGFVQGEPGAEPRLMQFHPNFQHGALLTVCWSTGRITHVPFYFVSTGVPRFGLSDTQSLPCSQERSADFANQSLFTEFMS